Proteins encoded together in one Pseudoroseomonas cervicalis window:
- a CDS encoding DMT family transporter, with translation MGARWRGLSPTLRGMVWMLLSGLFFSVLNAIMSVMTRELPSFQSQFLRYGFGFLVMVPLLLRTGPRAYAPNGLSGQLWRGVVHTAGLLLWFLALPHIPLADVTALGFTGPIFIMIGAVIFLKEQVPLRRWIAAGIGILGVAIVLGPKLSGGGGAWTLVMLASSPLFAASFLITKALTRRDRPEVIVMWQSITISLFTLPFALAVWVWPSPVQLAWFVLAGLLGTLGHWCLTEAFRLADVSATQPVKFLDLAWASVFGFMLFGDVPGWATLAGAVVIFGSASWMAREEARRK, from the coding sequence ATGGGCGCCCGCTGGCGCGGCCTGTCGCCGACGCTGCGCGGCATGGTCTGGATGCTGCTCTCCGGCCTGTTCTTCAGCGTGCTGAACGCCATCATGAGCGTGATGACGCGGGAGCTGCCCTCCTTCCAGTCGCAATTCCTGCGCTACGGCTTCGGCTTCCTGGTGATGGTGCCGCTGCTGCTGCGCACCGGGCCGCGCGCCTATGCGCCGAACGGGCTGTCGGGGCAGCTCTGGCGCGGCGTGGTTCACACGGCCGGGCTGCTGCTGTGGTTCCTGGCCCTGCCGCATATCCCGCTGGCCGATGTCACGGCGCTGGGCTTCACCGGCCCGATCTTCATCATGATCGGCGCGGTGATCTTCCTGAAGGAGCAGGTGCCGCTGCGCCGCTGGATCGCCGCCGGCATCGGCATCCTGGGTGTCGCCATCGTGCTGGGGCCGAAGCTGTCCGGCGGCGGCGGCGCCTGGACGCTGGTGATGCTGGCCTCCTCGCCGCTGTTTGCCGCCTCCTTCCTGATCACCAAGGCGCTGACCCGGCGCGACCGGCCGGAGGTGATCGTGATGTGGCAATCCATCACCATCTCCCTCTTCACCCTGCCTTTCGCCCTGGCGGTCTGGGTCTGGCCGAGCCCGGTGCAGCTGGCCTGGTTCGTGCTGGCCGGGCTGCTCGGCACCTTGGGCCATTGGTGCCTGACCGAGGCCTTCCGCCTGGCCGATGTCTCCGCCACCCAGCCCGTGAAATTCCTCGACCTCGCCTGGGCCTCGGTCTTCGGCTTCATGCTGTTCGGCGATGTGCCGGGCTGGGCGACGCTGGCCGGCGCCGTGGTGATCTTCGGCTCGGCCAGCTGGATGGCCCGCGAGGAGGCCCGCAGGAAATAG
- the budA gene encoding acetolactate decarboxylase: MHRTAYLSAPVNALLDGLYEGTATVAEILAQGDLGLGTFEELDGEMVVLEGRAWQVDNTGTAREVPGTARTPFACVAPYRPDTIDEAEPGSLIEAAVEGLIPSPNMLYAIRIDGVFEGLRVRSVPRQEAYTPLVEVAKQQATFDFAEAEGTLCGFWTPAFLHTVAVPGCHLHFLDGARQRGGHLLSGRIRAGRIGLMHLPRLTMALPMTLDFLTAGLGRDSAAELGVIEKDREG; this comes from the coding sequence ATGCACCGCACCGCCTACCTGTCCGCCCCCGTCAACGCCCTGCTGGACGGGCTGTATGAGGGCACCGCCACGGTGGCGGAGATCCTGGCGCAGGGCGATCTCGGCCTCGGCACCTTCGAGGAGCTGGATGGCGAGATGGTGGTGCTGGAGGGCCGCGCCTGGCAGGTGGACAACACCGGCACGGCGCGCGAGGTGCCCGGCACCGCCCGCACCCCCTTCGCCTGCGTCGCCCCCTACCGCCCCGACACGATCGACGAGGCGGAGCCGGGCAGCCTCATCGAGGCGGCGGTGGAGGGGCTGATCCCGTCGCCCAACATGCTCTACGCCATCCGCATCGACGGGGTGTTCGAAGGCCTGCGGGTGCGCAGCGTGCCGCGGCAGGAGGCCTATACGCCGCTGGTCGAGGTGGCGAAGCAGCAGGCCACTTTCGACTTCGCCGAGGCGGAGGGCACGCTCTGCGGCTTCTGGACGCCCGCCTTCCTGCACACGGTGGCGGTGCCGGGCTGCCATCTGCATTTCCTCGACGGCGCGCGGCAGCGCGGCGGGCATCTGCTGTCGGGCCGCATCCGCGCGGGGCGGATCGGGCTGATGCATCTGCCGCGCCTGACCATGGCGCTGCCGATGACGCTCGACTTCCTGACCGCCGGCCTTGGCCGCGACAGCGCGGCGGAGCTCGGGGTGATCGAGAAGGACCGGGAGGGGTAG
- the greB gene encoding transcription elongation factor GreB, with the protein MAEDDDEDEGPPGLPPGTPFYMTPAGQAALQEELRSLWNEERPKVVEIVSWAASLGDRSENADYQYGKRRLREIDRRVRFLRKRLERVQVVDPAAQTRRDQVFFGASVTYAREDDSEVSVTIVGVDEADADRGRISWVSPVARALLKARVGDLVRIRTPAGPEEVEVLAITYPE; encoded by the coding sequence ATGGCCGAGGATGACGACGAGGATGAGGGCCCGCCCGGCCTGCCGCCCGGCACGCCCTTCTACATGACGCCCGCCGGCCAGGCGGCGCTGCAGGAGGAGCTGCGCAGCCTGTGGAACGAGGAGCGGCCGAAGGTGGTCGAGATCGTCTCCTGGGCGGCGAGCCTCGGCGACCGCAGCGAGAATGCCGACTACCAGTATGGCAAGCGCCGGCTGCGCGAGATCGACCGCCGGGTGCGCTTCCTGCGCAAGCGGCTGGAGCGGGTGCAGGTGGTGGACCCGGCGGCGCAGACGAGGCGCGACCAGGTCTTTTTCGGCGCCAGCGTGACCTATGCGCGGGAGGATGACAGCGAGGTCAGCGTGACCATCGTCGGCGTCGACGAGGCGGATGCCGATCGCGGCCGCATCTCCTGGGTCTCGCCGGTGGCGCGGGCGCTGCTGAAGGCGCGTGTGGGCGATCTGGTGCGCATCCGCACCCCGGCGGGGCCGGAGGAGGTGGAGGTGCTGGCGATCACCTATCCGGAATAA
- the clpA gene encoding ATP-dependent Clp protease ATP-binding subunit ClpA, giving the protein MLSRNLEQTLHRALALANERRHEYATLEHLLLALVDDTDAATVLRACGVDQEKLKRDLAEFLDKDLAGLVTERSGDPKPTAGFQRVVQRAAIHVQSSGRDEVTGANVLVALFSERESHAVYFLQLQDMTRLDAVNFISHGIAKAPGRSASRPVQGAPPTSGPGAEEPGEKEEKPQGGRRGQDALSNYCVNLNKKAQQGKIDPLIGRDSEIERTIQILCRRTKNNPLYVGDPGVGKTAIAEGLAKRIIEGDVPEVLAKSTIYALDMGSLLAGTRYRGDFEERLKAVVNELEQQPGSILFIDEIHTVIGAGATSGGAMDASNLLKPALAQGTLRCIGSTTYKEYRSYFEKDRALVRRFQKIDVNEPSVEDAVKILTGLKANYEKHHKVKYTPEAIRAAVELSAKYIHDRKLPDKAIDVIDEVGASRMLQPEGKRKKTVTLKDVEDIVAKIARIPPKSVSSDDKETLRNLERDLKAMVFGQDQAIDALSAAIKLSRAGLRDPEKPIGNYLFSGPTGVGKTEVAKQLAKTLGIELVRFDMSEYMERHSISRLIGAPPGYVGFDQGGLLTDSIDQHPHAVLLLDEIEKAHQDLYNILLQVMDHGKLTDHNGKTVDFRNVILIMTTNAGAADMAKSGIGFGREERKGEDEEAVKRLFTPEFRNRLDAIVPFGNLTPEIVGSVVEKFVMQLEAQLADRNVTIELSSAAKEWLAEKGYDRLYGARPLARVIQEYIKKPLAEELLFGKLAKGGAVKVGMKDDALTFEYIEAAIPALPKPEDGNGPDGDGESHHAPEAAG; this is encoded by the coding sequence ATGCTGTCCCGCAATCTCGAGCAGACGCTCCACCGCGCGCTGGCCTTGGCCAATGAACGTCGCCATGAGTATGCCACGCTGGAGCACCTCCTCCTCGCCCTGGTCGATGACACCGACGCCGCCACCGTGCTGCGCGCCTGCGGGGTCGACCAGGAGAAGCTGAAGCGCGACCTGGCCGAGTTCCTGGACAAGGACCTGGCCGGGCTGGTCACCGAGCGCTCCGGCGACCCGAAGCCGACCGCGGGGTTCCAGCGCGTCGTCCAGCGCGCCGCCATCCATGTCCAGTCCTCCGGCCGCGACGAGGTCACCGGCGCCAATGTGCTGGTGGCCCTGTTCAGCGAGCGCGAGAGCCATGCCGTCTATTTCCTGCAGCTGCAGGACATGACGCGGCTGGACGCGGTGAACTTCATCAGCCACGGCATCGCCAAGGCGCCCGGCCGCAGCGCCAGCCGCCCCGTGCAGGGCGCGCCGCCGACCTCCGGCCCTGGGGCCGAGGAGCCGGGCGAGAAGGAGGAGAAGCCGCAGGGTGGCCGGCGCGGCCAGGACGCGCTGTCCAACTACTGCGTCAACCTCAACAAGAAGGCGCAGCAGGGCAAGATCGACCCGCTCATCGGCCGCGACAGCGAGATCGAGCGGACCATCCAGATCCTCTGCCGCCGCACCAAGAACAATCCGCTCTATGTGGGCGACCCTGGCGTGGGCAAGACCGCGATCGCCGAAGGGCTGGCCAAGCGCATCATCGAGGGTGATGTGCCGGAGGTGCTGGCCAAGTCGACGATCTACGCGCTCGACATGGGCAGCCTGCTGGCCGGCACCCGCTACCGCGGCGATTTCGAGGAGCGGCTGAAGGCCGTGGTGAACGAGCTGGAGCAGCAGCCCGGCTCGATCCTGTTCATCGACGAGATCCATACGGTGATCGGCGCCGGCGCCACCTCGGGCGGCGCGATGGACGCCTCGAACCTGCTGAAGCCGGCGCTCGCCCAGGGCACGCTGCGCTGCATCGGCTCGACCACCTACAAGGAATACCGCTCCTATTTCGAGAAGGACCGGGCCCTCGTCCGGCGCTTCCAGAAGATCGACGTCAATGAGCCGTCGGTCGAGGATGCGGTGAAGATCCTGACCGGGCTGAAGGCCAATTACGAGAAGCACCACAAGGTCAAGTACACGCCGGAGGCGATCCGCGCCGCCGTCGAGCTCTCGGCCAAGTACATCCATGACCGCAAGCTGCCGGACAAGGCGATCGACGTCATCGACGAGGTCGGCGCGTCGCGCATGCTGCAGCCCGAGGGGAAGCGGAAGAAGACCGTCACCCTGAAGGATGTCGAGGATATCGTCGCCAAGATCGCCCGCATCCCGCCCAAGAGCGTGTCCTCCGACGACAAGGAGACGCTGCGCAATCTGGAGCGCGATCTGAAGGCGATGGTGTTCGGCCAGGACCAGGCGATCGATGCCCTGTCGGCGGCGATCAAGCTGTCCCGCGCCGGGCTGCGCGACCCCGAGAAGCCGATCGGCAACTACCTGTTCAGTGGCCCCACCGGTGTGGGCAAGACTGAGGTCGCCAAGCAGCTCGCCAAGACGCTGGGCATCGAGCTGGTCCGCTTCGACATGTCGGAATACATGGAGCGGCACAGCATCTCCCGGCTGATCGGCGCACCGCCGGGCTATGTCGGCTTCGACCAGGGCGGGCTGCTGACCGACAGCATCGACCAGCATCCGCACGCCGTGCTGCTGCTGGACGAGATCGAGAAGGCCCATCAGGACCTGTACAACATCCTGCTGCAGGTGATGGACCACGGGAAGCTGACCGACCACAACGGCAAGACGGTGGATTTCCGCAACGTCATCCTGATCATGACGACCAATGCGGGCGCCGCCGACATGGCCAAATCCGGCATCGGCTTCGGCCGCGAGGAGCGGAAGGGCGAGGATGAGGAGGCGGTGAAGCGCCTGTTCACCCCGGAATTCCGCAACCGCCTCGACGCCATCGTGCCCTTCGGCAATCTGACGCCGGAGATCGTCGGCAGCGTGGTCGAGAAGTTCGTGATGCAGCTGGAGGCGCAGCTCGCCGACCGCAACGTCACCATCGAGCTGTCCTCGGCCGCCAAGGAGTGGCTGGCCGAGAAGGGCTATGACCGCCTGTATGGCGCGCGGCCGCTGGCCCGCGTCATCCAGGAGTACATCAAGAAGCCGCTGGCCGAGGAACTGCTCTTCGGCAAGCTGGCCAAGGGTGGCGCGGTCAAGGTGGGGATGAAGGACGACGCGCTGACCTTCGAGTATATCGAGGCCGCCATCCCCGCCCTGCCGAAGCCCGAGGATGGCAACGGCCCGGATGGCGATGGCGAAAGCCACCACGCGCCGGAGGCGGCGGGCTGA
- a CDS encoding aspartate dehydrogenase — translation MNAMTQIRPRPLRVAIAGYGAVGTRVAQALDEGLPGYELTAIAARDKPRAARSVAGLRYPVPVVDIAELEGLADLVVEAAPAALLAEIARPFLAAGKRALVLSAGALLEQEALVELARQHGGQIIIPSGALLGLDAVSAAAQGEIHSVRLVTRKPVKGLLGAPYLAQNGIDLAGIAEATRIFQGSARQAALGFPANVNVAAALSLAGIGPDRTMVEIWAEPELTRNIHSIAVEADSARFSMSIEGVPSENPKTGRITALSVIACLRKLAAPLRVGT, via the coding sequence ATGAACGCCATGACCCAGATCCGCCCGCGCCCGCTGCGGGTGGCCATCGCCGGCTACGGTGCCGTCGGCACCCGTGTCGCCCAGGCGCTGGACGAAGGCCTGCCCGGCTATGAGCTGACCGCCATCGCCGCGCGCGACAAGCCGCGCGCCGCGCGCAGCGTGGCCGGGCTGCGCTACCCGGTGCCGGTGGTCGACATCGCCGAGCTGGAAGGCCTGGCCGATCTGGTGGTGGAGGCGGCACCCGCCGCCCTGCTGGCCGAGATCGCCCGCCCCTTCCTGGCCGCCGGCAAGCGCGCCTTGGTGCTCAGCGCCGGCGCGCTGCTGGAGCAGGAGGCGCTGGTGGAGCTGGCGCGCCAGCATGGCGGGCAGATCATCATCCCCAGCGGCGCGCTGCTCGGCCTCGATGCCGTGTCCGCCGCGGCACAGGGAGAAATCCATTCGGTGCGGCTGGTCACCCGCAAGCCGGTGAAGGGGCTGCTCGGCGCCCCCTATCTGGCGCAGAACGGCATCGACCTCGCCGGCATCGCCGAGGCCACGCGCATCTTCCAGGGCAGCGCGCGCCAGGCGGCGCTCGGCTTCCCGGCCAATGTCAATGTCGCCGCCGCCCTGTCGCTGGCCGGCATCGGGCCGGACCGCACCATGGTGGAGATCTGGGCCGAGCCCGAGCTCACCCGCAACATCCACAGCATCGCGGTGGAGGCGGATTCGGCCCGCTTCAGCATGAGCATCGAGGGCGTGCCGAGCGAGAACCCCAAGACCGGGCGGATCACCGCGCTCTCGGTCATCGCCTGCCTGCGCAAGCTGGCGGCGCCGCTGCGCGTCGGCACCTGA
- a CDS encoding AraC family transcriptional regulator, which translates to MVLSHPSGSAGDPLSEVLAALGARSARHTRLEAAGDWALSFPARARLKFVAQLRGACWIRVEGQPPLALAEGDTFLLGDIAYSVASHPELTPAEGAPLYANGQSVARLGGAESVAIGGGIAFAAGAAGFLLEALPRFLHLPRQDPAAASVTHILRLLEAEAAQEEARPGGALVRDRLAEILLVEAIRAHIAGLGEALPGWVGALRDRRIAAALRLLHGDLAHPWTVGELAARTGMSRSAFAALFTRKVGRPPLDYLAQWRMLLARRLLDQGGLPVSEIAARVGYASPSAFGHAFSRRLGHTPRRGALPAEAAR; encoded by the coding sequence ATGGTTCTGTCGCATCCGTCCGGATCCGCCGGCGATCCGCTCTCCGAGGTGCTGGCGGCGCTCGGCGCCCGCAGCGCCCGCCACACGCGGCTGGAGGCGGCGGGCGACTGGGCGCTGTCCTTCCCCGCCCGGGCGCGGCTGAAATTCGTGGCCCAGCTGCGCGGCGCCTGCTGGATCCGGGTGGAGGGCCAGCCGCCCCTGGCGCTGGCGGAGGGCGACACCTTCCTGCTCGGCGACATCGCCTACAGCGTGGCCAGCCATCCGGAACTCACGCCGGCGGAGGGTGCGCCGCTCTATGCGAACGGCCAGAGCGTGGCCCGGCTGGGCGGGGCGGAGAGTGTGGCCATCGGCGGCGGCATCGCCTTCGCCGCCGGCGCCGCGGGCTTCCTGCTGGAGGCGCTGCCGCGCTTCCTGCACCTGCCCCGCCAGGACCCCGCCGCCGCCTCGGTGACCCACATCCTGCGCCTGCTGGAGGCCGAGGCGGCGCAGGAGGAGGCCCGGCCCGGCGGTGCCCTGGTGCGCGACCGGCTGGCCGAGATCCTGCTGGTGGAGGCGATCCGCGCCCATATCGCAGGCCTCGGCGAGGCCCTGCCCGGCTGGGTCGGCGCGCTGCGCGACCGCCGCATCGCCGCGGCGCTGCGCCTGCTGCATGGCGACCTCGCCCATCCCTGGACGGTGGGCGAGCTGGCGGCGCGGACCGGCATGTCGCGCTCGGCCTTCGCCGCGCTGTTCACCCGCAAGGTCGGCCGGCCGCCGCTGGACTACCTGGCGCAATGGCGCATGCTGCTGGCCCGCCGCCTGCTGGACCAGGGCGGGCTGCCGGTGTCGGAGATCGCGGCGCGGGTCGGCTATGCCTCGCCCAGCGCCTTCGGCCATGCCTTCAGCCGCCGGCTGGGCCATACGCCGCGGCGCGGCGCTCTCCCGGCTGAGGCGGCGCGCTGA
- a CDS encoding phasin family protein: MASEPKVTKLTPAKPVVEKPAAEKIVAAATASMETAAIAVGEAAAKLAAPAETTAKAALASVPDAAQLANKTIDTSVAETRTAMEKSMDQATRTAEGFYKATEEAVEFGRGNIEALTKATQTYVSGLQDLSKQAFAVMQALNEQAVANAKALATVKSLKEAAELQSSFAKAQLEKSISEATRLNEAAFKLAEQSSAPIAARMTLAMEKLARPTAMV; encoded by the coding sequence ATGGCGAGTGAGCCGAAAGTGACCAAGCTGACCCCGGCGAAGCCCGTCGTGGAGAAGCCCGCGGCCGAGAAGATCGTGGCCGCGGCCACGGCCTCGATGGAGACCGCGGCGATCGCGGTGGGCGAGGCGGCGGCCAAGCTGGCCGCCCCTGCGGAAACCACCGCGAAGGCGGCGCTGGCCTCCGTGCCCGACGCCGCGCAACTGGCGAACAAGACGATCGACACCAGCGTGGCTGAGACCCGCACGGCGATGGAGAAGAGCATGGACCAGGCGACCCGCACCGCGGAAGGCTTCTACAAGGCCACCGAGGAGGCCGTGGAGTTCGGCCGCGGCAATATCGAGGCCCTGACCAAGGCGACGCAGACCTATGTCAGCGGCCTGCAGGACCTGAGCAAGCAGGCCTTCGCCGTGATGCAGGCGCTGAACGAGCAGGCCGTGGCCAATGCCAAGGCGCTGGCCACCGTGAAGAGCCTGAAGGAAGCCGCCGAGCTGCAGTCCAGCTTCGCCAAGGCGCAGCTGGAGAAGTCGATCAGCGAGGCGACCCGGCTGAACGAGGCCGCCTTCAAGCTGGCCGAGCAGTCCTCCGCCCCGATCGCCGCGCGCATGACGCTGGCGATGGAGAAGCTGGCCCGCCCGACGGCGATGGTCTGA
- the clpS gene encoding ATP-dependent Clp protease adapter ClpS gives MTDQDKRPDQDPGNSGQDGNGQNGDGAATGVVVKTRPRTRKPAMYKVLMLNDDYTPMEFVVHVLERFFQKNREEATRIMLHVHRRGVGVCGVYTYEVAETKVTQVMDLARQNQHPLQCTIEKE, from the coding sequence ATGACCGACCAGGACAAGCGCCCCGACCAGGATCCCGGCAATTCCGGCCAGGATGGCAACGGCCAGAATGGCGATGGCGCCGCGACCGGCGTCGTCGTCAAGACGCGCCCGCGCACGCGCAAGCCGGCCATGTACAAGGTGCTGATGCTGAACGACGACTACACGCCGATGGAGTTCGTCGTCCATGTGCTGGAGCGCTTCTTCCAGAAGAACCGGGAGGAGGCGACCCGCATCATGCTGCATGTCCATCGCCGCGGCGTGGGTGTCTGCGGCGTCTATACCTATGAGGTGGCGGAGACCAAGGTGACCCAGGTGATGGACCTCGCCCGGCAGAACCAGCACCCGCTGCAATGTACCATCGAAAAGGAATGA
- a CDS encoding M20/M25/M40 family metallo-hydrolase, with protein MPDDALPLLRATLAATEGGDATEEARALLASPAFQRAAAALDADHENFVAELIALTEIPSPPFGEAVRAAAYAEKLRAQGLQEVEIDAEGNVTAYRPGTDPEAGVIVLCSHLDTVFPAGTDVTVKREGTILRAPGVGDDTRGLALLLALSRALDAANIRTRAGLLFLGSVGEEGAGDLRGVKAFFGRNRWRDRVAGFVALDGLETARLVHAAVGSKRYRITFRGPGGHSFGAFGLVNPAFALARAMDDLGRIRVPASPKTTFSIGRIGGGTSINAIPEEMWMEADLRSASAEALAALEERFLAVLPQAAADENAARDTRNGPIRVEVKLIGDRPAGVTPAESRITRAALGMIAAQGFAPKLAASSTDSNIPISLGIPAVTVGTGGSGDRAHSLEEWVDVEQGASVKGMATALGVVLMLSGMASN; from the coding sequence ATGCCCGACGATGCCCTGCCCCTTCTGCGCGCCACCCTGGCGGCCACCGAGGGCGGCGATGCCACCGAGGAGGCGCGCGCCCTGCTCGCCAGCCCGGCCTTCCAGCGCGCCGCCGCCGCGCTGGATGCCGACCACGAGAATTTCGTGGCCGAGCTGATCGCGCTGACCGAGATCCCCTCCCCCCCCTTCGGCGAGGCGGTGCGCGCCGCGGCCTATGCCGAGAAGCTGCGCGCCCAGGGGCTGCAGGAGGTGGAGATCGATGCCGAGGGCAATGTCACCGCCTACCGCCCCGGCACCGACCCCGAGGCGGGGGTGATCGTGCTCTGCTCGCATCTCGACACCGTCTTCCCGGCCGGCACCGATGTGACGGTGAAGCGCGAGGGCACCATCCTGCGCGCCCCTGGCGTGGGCGATGACACGCGCGGCCTGGCGCTGCTGCTGGCACTGTCCCGCGCGCTGGACGCCGCGAATATCCGCACCCGCGCCGGGCTGCTCTTCCTGGGCTCGGTGGGCGAGGAAGGGGCGGGCGATCTGCGCGGGGTGAAGGCCTTTTTCGGCCGCAACCGCTGGCGCGACCGCGTCGCCGGCTTCGTCGCGCTGGACGGGCTGGAGACGGCGCGGCTGGTGCATGCCGCGGTCGGCAGCAAGCGCTACCGCATCACCTTCCGCGGCCCGGGCGGCCACAGCTTCGGCGCCTTCGGCCTGGTGAACCCGGCCTTCGCCCTGGCGCGCGCCATGGATGATCTGGGCCGCATCCGCGTGCCCGCCAGCCCGAAGACCACCTTCTCCATCGGCCGCATCGGCGGCGGCACCTCGATCAACGCCATCCCGGAAGAAATGTGGATGGAGGCCGATCTGCGCTCCGCCTCGGCCGAGGCGCTGGCGGCGCTGGAGGAGCGTTTCCTGGCGGTGCTGCCGCAGGCGGCGGCCGATGAGAATGCGGCACGCGACACCCGCAATGGCCCGATCCGCGTCGAGGTCAAGCTGATCGGCGACCGCCCGGCCGGCGTCACGCCGGCGGAGTCGCGCATCACCCGCGCGGCGCTCGGCATGATCGCGGCGCAGGGCTTTGCGCCGAAGCTCGCCGCCTCCTCCACCGACAGCAACATCCCGATCAGCCTGGGCATCCCGGCGGTGACGGTGGGCACCGGCGGCAGCGGCGACCGCGCCCACAGCCTGGAGGAATGGGTGGATGTCGAGCAGGGCGCCAGCGTCAAGGGCATGGCGACCGCGCTCGGCGTGGTGCTGATGCTCTCCGGCATGGCCAGCAACTGA
- a CDS encoding EF-hand domain-containing protein has product MNRFLGIGLLGAALATATLPALAQPAPPPPQAGQPGQPGQPGRHHGPSRLFEMVDTDRDGRITETEALNALQARFAEADANRDGGLTLQEVKDFLRSQAEARRPAGSERREVPERVRQRMEQRVDAMFRAADADRDGRVTMDEARVVMLALFRSADRNNDGVLEASELRGQGPRHHRRGPGGEGGPRGGQTPAPAPAPEAPATPR; this is encoded by the coding sequence ATGAACCGTTTCCTTGGCATCGGCCTGCTCGGCGCCGCGCTCGCCACCGCCACCCTGCCGGCGCTGGCCCAGCCCGCGCCGCCGCCGCCCCAGGCCGGCCAGCCGGGGCAGCCGGGCCAGCCCGGCCGCCATCACGGCCCCTCCCGCCTGTTCGAGATGGTCGACACCGATCGCGACGGCCGCATCACCGAGACCGAGGCGCTGAACGCCCTGCAGGCGCGCTTCGCCGAGGCTGACGCCAATCGCGATGGCGGCCTGACCCTGCAGGAGGTGAAGGACTTCCTGCGCAGCCAGGCCGAGGCGCGCCGCCCCGCCGGCAGCGAGCGCCGCGAGGTGCCCGAACGTGTCCGCCAGCGCATGGAGCAGCGCGTCGACGCCATGTTCCGCGCCGCCGATGCCGATCGCGATGGCCGCGTGACGATGGACGAGGCGCGGGTGGTGATGCTGGCGCTGTTCCGCTCGGCCGACCGCAACAATGACGGGGTGCTGGAGGCCAGCGAGCTGCGCGGCCAGGGCCCGCGCCATCATCGCCGCGGCCCGGGCGGCGAGGGCGGCCCGCGCGGCGGCCAGACCCCGGCGCCGGCCCCGGCGCCCGAGGCCCCGGCCACCCCGCGCTGA
- a CDS encoding D-alanyl-D-alanine carboxypeptidase family protein, which translates to MQFARALRRLGLLAATTVLFNLPGLAQAQIGSARYASVVMEPGTGNILFGANADAPRHPASLTKMMTLYMVFDALRAGRLELDQRLEMTETAASRPPSKLGLPPGRTITVENAIYALVTKSANDVASLLGETLGGGSEARFAQMMTLRARAMGMTGTTFRNASGLPDVEQITTAHDMATLGRRLLHDFPDRYHYFGTRTHRMGSIALRNHNRMLDEYEGVDGIKTGYINDSGFNIVSSARRGNVRLVVAVFGGSSWVERDRHAAALLERGFSQMGVGDSPSRGLMASAAPGAVAATALAAGGAAATVRRVRGPGLVARAAAATPPRRATAAATRPASRNLAAQAPATPARRQAAAATAPRRAGTRTVMEQGDGGSRVRAAAPRATARATPRQPARPDQRPQR; encoded by the coding sequence ATGCAATTCGCGCGTGCGCTTCGGCGGCTGGGTCTCCTGGCCGCCACGACGGTCCTGTTCAACCTGCCGGGCCTGGCCCAGGCGCAGATCGGCAGTGCCCGCTACGCCTCGGTGGTGATGGAGCCGGGCACCGGCAACATCCTGTTCGGCGCCAATGCCGACGCGCCGCGCCACCCCGCCTCGCTGACCAAGATGATGACCCTCTATATGGTCTTCGACGCGCTGCGCGCCGGCCGGCTGGAACTCGACCAGCGGCTGGAGATGACCGAGACCGCCGCCAGCCGCCCGCCCTCCAAGCTCGGCCTGCCGCCCGGCCGCACCATCACGGTGGAGAACGCGATCTACGCGCTGGTCACCAAATCGGCCAATGACGTCGCCTCCCTGCTCGGCGAGACGCTGGGCGGCGGCAGCGAGGCGCGCTTCGCCCAGATGATGACGCTGCGCGCCCGCGCCATGGGCATGACCGGCACCACCTTCCGCAACGCCTCCGGCCTGCCGGATGTCGAGCAGATCACCACGGCGCATGACATGGCCACCCTCGGCCGCCGCCTGCTGCACGACTTCCCCGACCGCTACCATTATTTCGGCACCCGCACCCACCGCATGGGCAGCATCGCGCTGCGCAACCACAACCGCATGCTCGACGAGTATGAGGGGGTGGACGGCATCAAGACCGGCTACATCAACGATTCCGGCTTCAACATCGTCAGCAGCGCGCGGCGCGGCAATGTGCGGCTGGTGGTGGCGGTGTTCGGCGGCTCCTCCTGGGTGGAGCGCGACCGCCACGCCGCCGCGCTGCTGGAGCGCGGCTTCTCGCAGATGGGGGTGGGTGACTCTCCCTCCCGCGGGCTGATGGCCAGCGCCGCGCCGGGTGCCGTCGCCGCGACCGCCCTGGCCGCCGGCGGCGCCGCCGCCACGGTGCGCCGGGTGCGCGGCCCGGGGCTGGTGGCGCGCGCCGCCGCCGCGACCCCGCCGCGCCGCGCCACCGCCGCCGCCACCCGCCCGGCCAGCCGCAACCTGGCCGCCCAGGCGCCGGCCACCCCGGCGCGCCGCCAGGCCGCCGCCGCCACGGCGCCGCGCCGCGCCGGCACCCGCACGGTGATGGAGCAGGGCGATGGCGGCAGCCGCGTGCGCGCCGCCGCGCCGCGCGCCACCGCCCGCGCCACGCCGCGCCAGCCGGCCCGGCCGGACCAGCGCCCGCAGCGCTGA